A single region of the Nicotiana sylvestris chromosome 6, ASM39365v2, whole genome shotgun sequence genome encodes:
- the LOC104242387 gene encoding probable boron transporter 2 — protein MEETFVPLRGIKNDLKGRLLCYKQDWTGGLRAGIRILAPTTYIFFASAIPVISFGEQLERSTDGSITAVQTLASTALCGVIHSIFGGQPLLILGVAEPTVLMYTFMFKFAKDRKDLGPNLFLAWTGWVCVWTAFLLFLLAVLGACSIINRFTRLAGELFGMLIAMLFMQEAIKGLVEEFGIPERENPRQAAFSPSWRFGNGMFALVLSFGLLLSALKSRKARSWRYGTGWFRGFIADYGVPLMVLVWTAVSYIPSHDVPRGIPRRLFSPNPWSPGAYSNWTVVKEMMHVPPLYIVGAFIPATMIAVLYYFDHSVASQLSQQKEFNLKKPSSYHYDLLLLGFLVIICGLLGIPPSNGVIPQSPMHTKSLATLKHQLLRNKLVSTARNSIGKNENLGQLYRSMQEAYNEMQTPLVYQTPSGLGLKELKETTIQQASSTGYIDAPVDETVFDVDKDIDELLPVEVKEQRLSNLLQALMVGACVAAMPILKKIPSSVLWGYFAFMAIESLPGNQFWERILLLFTAPSRRYKVLEENHATFVETVPFKTIAWFTLFQTVYLLLCFGITWIPIAGVLFPMLIMLLVPVRQYLLPKFFKGAHLQDLDAAEYEEAPAIAYNMSFGDQDPQARPACIDSSEILDEIITRSRGEIRNPCSPRVTSSTPTKLEEIKSMNSPQLAQRAYSPRVNVLRGERSPRLTGKGLEIKQTPSPQPSNLGQNGRGPSST, from the exons ATGGAAGAAACATTCGTTCCCCTCCGTGGAATCAAGAATGATCTTAAAGGAAGATTGTTATGCTACAAGCAAGATTGGACCGGTGGTCTCCGTGCTGGTATCAG GATCCTGGCTCCAACGACCTACATTTTTTTTGCATCAGCAATTCCTGTTATTTCTTTTGGGGAGCAACTGGAAAGAAGCACTG ATGGAAGTATAACTGCGGTGCAGACTCTTGCTTCAACAGCACTTTGTGGTGTGATCCACTCCATTTTTGGAGGACAGCCACTACTTATACTAGGTGTAGCGGAGCCAACTGTGTTAATGTACACTTTCATGTTCAAGTTTGCAAAAGATCGGAAGGACTTGGGTCCAAATCTCTTCTTAGCCTGGACAGGATG GGTTTGTGTTTGGACCGCCTTTCTGCTTTTCTTGCTAGCAGTTTTGGGTGCCTGCTCTATAATAAACAGATTTACACGTCTGGCTGGTGAATTATTCGGTATGCTCATTGCAATGCTCTTTATGCAGGAAGCTATTAAG GGTTTGGTGGAGGAGTTTGGCATACCAGAGAGAGAAAATCCTCGTCAGGCTGCATTTTCACCTTCCTGGCGCTTTGGAAATGGAATGTTTGCATTAGTTTTATCTTTTGGTCTTCTTCTTTCTGCACTGAAGAGCCGTAAAGCCAGATCCTGGCGCTATGGAACAG GGTGGTTTCGAGGATTTATTGCTGACTACGGTGTCCCACTAATGGTGCTTGTTTGGACGGCTGTATCATACATACCATCCCATGATGTTCCACGAGGGATACCACGGAGGCTTTTCAGCCCCAATCCATGGTCACCTGGAGCTTACTCAAATTGGACAGTTGTCAAG GAAATGATGCACGTTCCTCCTCTATATATTGTCGGAGCTTTTATCCCAGCCACAATGATTGCTGTCCTTTACTATTTTGATCACAGTGTTGCATCTCAACTTTCCCAACAAAAAGAGTTCAATCTAAAGAAACCTTCCTCGTATCACTATGACCTCCTTCTTTTGGGCTTCTTG GTCATAATATGTGGTCTTCTTGGCATTCCTCCTTCAAATGGAGTCATTCCACAATCTCCAATGCATACAAAAAGCTTAGCTACTCTGAAACATCAG CTTTTACGGAATAAGCTTGTATCAACAGCGAGAAACAGCATCGGTAAAAATGAAAATCTTGGCCAATTATATAGGAGCATGCAGGAGGCTTACAATGAAATGCAGACTCCCCTTGTCTATCAAACTCCCTCTGGACTG GGACTGAAAGAGCTAAAAGAGACGACGATTCAACAGGCGTCCAGTACTGGGTACATTGATGCACCAGTCGACGAGACAGTCTTTGATGTAGATAAAGATATCGATGAGCTCTTACCAGTAGAAGTCAAAGAGCAACGTCTAAGCAATCTCCTTCAGGCGTTAATGGTTGGTGCTTGTGTCGCTGCTATGCCCATCTTGAAAAAGATTCCTTCTTCTGTTCTCTGGGGATACTTTGCTTTCATGGCAATTGAAAGTTTGCCGGGAAATCAATTTTGGGAGAGGATATTATTGCTTTTCACTGCACCAAGTCGACGATACAA GGTCTTGGAAGAGAATCATGCAACATTTGTTGAGACAGTACCTTTCAAGACAATTGCCTGGTTCACCTTGTTTCAGACAGTTTATTTGCTCCTGTGTTTCGGCATAACATGGATACCAATAGCTGGTGTCCTTTTCCCAATGTTGATCATGCTGCTTGTCCCAGTGCGCCAGTATTTGCTTCCCAAGTTTTTCAAAGGAGCACATTTGCAAGATTTAGACGCTGCAGAATATGAAGAAGCTCCTGCAATAGCATACAATATGTCCTTTGGA GATCAAGATCCTCAGGCAAGACCTGCCTGCATTGATAGTAGTGAAATTCTTGATGAGATAATCACAAGAAGCCGTGGGGAGATCCGGAATCCATGCAGCCCAAGAGTGACTAGTTCCACTCCCACCAAACTTGAGGAAATCAAGTCTATGAACAGCCCACAGTTAGCACAAAGGGCTTACAGTCCAAGAGTCAATGTACTAAGAGGAGAAAGGAGCCCCAGATTGACTGGCAAGGGACTTGAAATAAAGCAAACTCCTAGCCCCCAGCCATCTAACCTTGGTCAAAATGGTCGTGGTCCGTCTTCTACCTAG